The Indicator indicator isolate 239-I01 chromosome 18, UM_Iind_1.1, whole genome shotgun sequence region ggaagggacttgtaaaggtcatctagtctaacccccctgcaatcagcagggacatctgcaactagagcaggttgcttacagccccaaacaacctcacctggaatggttccagggatggggcacccaccacctctctgggcaacttgcttcagggtctcagcaccctcatcataaaaaatttcttccttatatccattCTGaatcctcccttctttccatttaaacacatcaccctttgtcctgcctTGCCACCTACTTCTGCAGGTGGCATGTGCCCATCTCCAACCTGGCCAGTTTGCAGTTTGGTAGCTCTAGTAGCCCAAACCCATCAGGTAGAGGTCACTGGTTCTCTTTCTACGAAACAGAACttgtttctccttctgcctcagGCACTCCTTCCTCTTGCTGCCTGGCCTCCAACCTGCCTCCAGCAGGTGGATGAAAAGATCAGGCTAGGATAAAAGAAATGCCCACCTTCTGAGGATGAAGCCAGAGGAGACACCTGGAGCTGGTAGAGGTCGTTGGTGCTGTCAGCCATGGTGATTTCCATCGATGGCCTCCACTCAGTCAAGGAGCCACTCACCTCGCACGAGGAGAGGTCTGTGGGGTGAACCAGGAGCAGTTGGCACTCACAGGAGAGACAAAACtacctccatctcctccctgcccaTCTGCTGGCCTGGCCAGGCCCAGCCCCAAGAGCCATGTCTGTCTTTTGGCACAGAGATTGTGGGTTTAGCACAACCACAGCTTTCCACCCTCCTCAAAGAGCTAAAAGCAGAGTCTCACCTAGGTTGATGGATGTGCTCTCAACCTCCACTTCCTGTCCTGTGTAGTCATGAACAGTGTAGCTGCTGTGGTCATCTGGCAGAGAAGTGTTGGTTAGTCTTTCTGCTGACTCCTCCATCTTCACATCTTCATGCAACTACAAAAATAAGGGCAAAGCATGAAAGACTTCTAAGAACACACAAGTtcccacattaaaaaaaaaatccagcatgaAAACCATCCAGACCTCCAGCTTCTTCAGCTGCCTCTACAGACACTTACCTTTCTCTTGCTCCTGTTTCTTGCTTCTCTTGAAGACTTTGACTTCCTTTctgttaaataaaaaataagattaATGTGAGAAAGTGCTGTGGAGCTGAGCATGAGCTCCTGCAGCTTTGAGACCTGTTCAGCAAGCTCTGCCACCACTGTCAGCAGCAGTGAGTCCTGGTCACCTTCTGATGATGCCCTCGGCTATGTTTAAAGAATTTGGGATAAAatgaagagcagactgagaagggatcttagagctgATCAGTATCCAAAGggctgggggcaagaggatggggccagactaatatcagtggtgcccagtgacaacacaaggggcaatggacacaaagtggaacccaggaggttccacctaaacataaataagaatttcactgtgagggtgctggagccctggagcagcctgcccagagaggttgtggagcctccttctctagagagattcccAACCCACCGGgccgttgtgatcctgggcaagttgctgtgggtgccactgctttagcaggaaggttgaactagatgatgaccagaggtcccttccaaccccaccatgctaggattctgtgaaCCCTTTGTTACCAAGGTCAATAACCAGTGAGtaaccccagcagcaccagcgcTACCAATGGGTCTGTTACACCCCTGCCCACGCAAAgcaggaaactgaggcagagttTAAGTGCAGTAGTAGAAGCTGTGTAACTTCTCACCTTTCTTCTGATCCTTTGTCAAGGGTGGCAACATCCTGTACACCCTGACAGCACTGGAGCCTTTGTTGATGCTTTTATCCTTCACCTCTTCGATGTCAGGCAGCGAATTCATGGCACAGCGGAAGTTTGCCTTCCAGGTTTTGGGATCAGGATCCTTCTCACCCACTTTGTATCGCCCTATAAATAAGAGATGAGGTGAGTCTTCAGATTTTTCAGTGCTAGTTCTtaccaagaaaaataaaaattagttttctctttcttctgacCTACATATAGTAGGGGTTAATGCAGTTAATCAAGACAAGAAAATGCCTTTAGATGTTCATGTCTGAGACCTCCTGTGAAGGATGGCAATGTAGAAAGCCCCCACACACCTGTATGAATGGCCCAGCTCCTGAAAAGGCAGGCATCCTTCTCCATGTCCCAGCCATGCTTAGCTGCGTGTTTCCACGGGATTTGGAACATCATCTTATCCTGAAGTTAAAGCAGTAGAGATCTGAGTTAAACAAGAAGCATCTCGTGCAAGTTTGGAAAGGTGGATTTAATCAGAGAGATCTCAGTAGCAGCTCAGAAGGGTTAGAAACCCTTTGCTCTgtatcttcacagaatcactgactGGTTTGAGGACCTATCAAAGCCAACTAGTCCAagacccctgcagtgagcaggaacatctccaactagatcagcttgctcagggcaatctgactttgagtatctccagggatggagcctcaaccacatccctgggcaagctgttccactATCTTAACTAAGATCCATTGTTCCATCTATTTGGATCAAAATATTTAAGGCTTTATATGATTTTTGAAAATTGGAAAAATCAGCAACAGGGTAGAGTAAAAGTAAGCAATATTGGCAATTTTATCCCAAATCACTCAAGTACATTGAATCTGATCTATTAGCATGTCCTAAACTACCACATATTCTAGGTGCACTGTGGTAGAGAATCCCTCTTTGAAGGCTCTCCATCGTGTTCAGATTGTCATTTTGCCTCCTGGGAGTTTtctcagcagaaaagaaaaaaatggagataCTCCATTCGGGTAGCAAGCAGAGCTACCTctcctgaaaacaaaaccagttggTTTTGAAAGATAATGGTTGCAtggaaggatgtccctgcttgctgcagggaggttgaactagaCGGCCCTCGAAGGCCATCCCTGTCTGTGACTCTTTAGTTTTCTCcgtttcctcctcctctccttcatgAGCTTGGCTTATGTTTAGTGTCATCTAAGGCTGGTTAATGACACAGAATAATAACAGttataataatagtaattaatGACCCTCACCTTGTTAATCCATATCAGCCCAGGGATTTGATTGGAATTGATCTGCATTTCCAGCCAGGGCCTCATGCGCATTCTTGACACTGGCATCTTGTctgtgaaggaaggaaggaagaggtcAGTAAACAACCTCAGCACTATTTTAAACACCCTACAGTgcccccctgccttcccctcccctctccactATGGGTGTTATCACCCAAACATTTCTAGGATCTGGAGATGAtaaggggactggaacatctctcataaggaaaggctgagagagctgtggctgtttagcttggagaagaggaggctgaggggagatcttattaatgcttacaaatatctaaggggtgggtcCCCAGTGATAGCACAAAAGGTAATGAGTATGAACTTGAATGtgggaagttccatctaaacatgaaaaAGAACTTTGAGgatggtggagccctggagcaggctgcccaaagaggtggtgaagtctccttctctggagtcattcagagCCTGCCTGgccaccatcctgtgcaacctgctctaggtacCCCTGCTCTAGTAGAagagttagactagatgacctccagaggtcccttccaacccctaccattctatgattctgggatcTGAACGCtccttcagtcttctccacCTGCTTCTGGATGGCAAGGGGAGCATTCcaaacctggaggtgtttgggttgtttgctTGGCCGCGGAGGGAGCTTTgtagggggacaggacagcccACGAAGGTGCCTGACCCCCACCCACTGTGATGTTGCTGGGTGTGGGTTCCCCCAGCATGCTACCACAAAGAGCCTCTAACTGCACAGTCGCCTTCTTAAAAGTTTATTATTAAGTAAATTGTGCAAAAGCGGAGGGACTCCCAGCCCTGCCGCAGCGGGGGATCCCAAATTAGCAACACCCCCAGCCCCGGCAGCACCGCTGCGAAGCCGGCCCGgccctcccagcccttcctcTGCAGAAATAATTTCCTGTTTGCGAGCTTATTATGTTTtcggttggttttttttttggtttgttgttttgttttttgggtttattttttgttgttgttttttttttccccctaaggcAAAGAGGCCAAGATTTCCAAAACGAGCAGTTTCTAACTATCCCCAGCAACGCGTAACGGCGGCGGGACCAGAGTCGGGAGCCTGGCCGCcgaggggagcagcagcaggaggagaaggaaggcagcCAGGGCTTGTTCCCCCACCATGCCGCGGCATTCAGCCTCGGGACTCGGCGCTGGCACCCGCTCAAGAGCGAAGCGAAGCCTCCGGGTGAACCCGCAGAGCTGCAGCCGCGCCCGGAcatgcccagcccagcctggcccggcccggcccaaCGGGACGGGAGTCAGTCGGGCAAGGGGCCGGAGGTATATCCACCTGACGGCTGACAGCGCCATCAAAGTGCCTCTTGACAAGCAGCGCCGTGTCCCCGGAGCCCCTCCTATAGACCCTTCGATGCGCTTCGCCCGGAGCCCCGGTGCTGTGCAAAGCAGGGGATGAGCTCTGCGATGGGACGTGGCGCACCGTGACCCACCTCGCTGTGCCGTGCCGAGTCGTGCAAGTCTGTGCAGCAGTGAGCCGAGTCCAGTCGAGCCAAATGAACCAAACCGAGCGGAGATATCCTTCACCGCTGCCCGCCACCCTCCTCTGCCGCCCGCGGGGACGCGCCCTCGGGTATAACGCGGCGGCGCCCGGGATTCCCCGCTGCCCCGCGCCCCGCTGCGTTTCAGCCAATCAGCGCCGCGCTCGGCGGAGGCCGCGCCGCCCATTGGGTGCCCGGCCGGCAGGCATCACTTCGGGGAAATCACGCTGTTGTAGCACCAGCGGCGCGGGGGGAGCGCCGCCCCCCGCCGCGAGGCGCCCCGCGCGCCCTGCTGCGTGCCGTGCCCGCGGCTGCCGGACCTGTCAGGAGGAGGTGGCGGCAGAGGGACGGGGCTGGACCTGGCCCCACCGAGAGAGGCAGCTCCTGTCCCATCCACAGACCCCGACCCACCGAGAGAGGCAGCTCCTGTCCCATCCACAGACCCTGACCCACCAAGAGAGACAGCTCCTGTCCCAGCCAGATACCCTGACCCACCGAGAGAGACAGCTCCTGTCCCATCCACAGACCCCGACCCACCGAGAGAGACAGCTCCTGTCCCAGCCAGATACCCTGACCCACCGAGAGAGGCAGCTCCTGTCCCATCCACAGACCCCGACCCACCGAGAGAGACAGCTCCTGTCCCATCCACAGACCCTGACCCACCGAGAGAGGCATCTCCTGTCCCATCCACAGACCCCGACCCACCGAGAGAGGCAGCTCCTGTCCCATCCACAGACCCCGACCCACCGAGAGAGACAGCTCCTGTCCCAGTCACAGACCCTGACCCACCGAGAGAGACAGCTCCTGTCCCAGCCAGAGACCCTGACCCATCCGCAGACCCCGACCCACCGAGAGAGGCAGTTCCTGTCCCAGCCAGAGACCCTGACCCACCAAGAGAGACAGCTCCTGTCCCATCCACAGACCCTGACCCACCAAGAGAGACAGCTCCTGTCCCAGCCAGATACCCTGACCCACCGAGAGAGGCAGCTCCCGTCCCAGCCAGAGACCCCGACCCACCAAGAGAGACAGCTCTTGTCCCATCCACAGACCCTCACCCACCAAGAGAGACAGCTCCTGTCCCAGCCAGAGACCCTGACCCATCCGCAGACCCCGACCCACCGAGAGAGGCAGTTCCTGTCCCAGCCAGAGACCCTGACCCACCGAGAGAGACATCTCCTGTCCCAGCCAGAGACCCCGACCCACCGAGAGAGACAGCCCCTGACCCATCCGCAGACCCCGACCCACCGAGAGAGACAGCTCCTGTCCCAGCCAGAGAGCTAGACCCACAGAGAGAGGCAGCCCCTATCCGCACAGAGGAATCCAGACCCTGTCCCACCAAAAGATCCAGCCTTCATCCCATGAGGGAATCCAGTCCCTGTCCCCACCAAGAAACCCAGTATTCATCCTGTGGTGGGATTCAGCCCCTCTCCCCATGGAGGGATCTAGCCACTTGTCCTACCAAGAGATCCAGCCTTCATGCCAGGGAGGGATCACCAAGGGATGCATACCCCATCCCCATGGAGGGAGGTAGCCCCTGTTCCACCAAGAAATCCAGCCCCTGTCCCACCAAGAAATCCAGCCCTCATTCCCTGGAGGAAACTGCACCCTGTCCTCATGGAGAGATTCAGCCCCCATCCCACTGAGGGGTCCAGCCCCATCCCCCCAAggggctcagcccagcacaCGCTCCCCTGCGCAGCTGCTGTTCCCACACATCCCAGCCTACTCGCAGCCTCCCAGACTTTCCACCAGCCATGGGCACCCTCATAAATTGGGAAAGGAAGTGAATGAAAGGCAGGGTCTAGATGAGGCTATTTCgagccaggtgggagctgggccagcagctgggctgctcccGGTCAGCTCGCTGGTGGAGCGTTGAGTAACCAGCCCCAGACTACTGCTGAGCACCCCGGTTCccctgagcactgctggggaACTCTGGGCTGGCACCAGCTCCAAAGGGCACAATTTTGCTGTTGACAGCAAGACTAATGAACAGGGAGGACTGAAACTGCATGCAGGTTTTGTTCAGCATTTGGAGAAGGCTGTTTGGAGAAGGGATGTAGCAGGACCTGGAGTAATAGGGACAGTTGTGGGTGGTAGAAAGAAGGTCAGTAGGAAAGGAAAATAGGTGAAGATCATGAGTGATGATCCTGAAGCATCTCCTCTGTGTTTGTACTTTCATACAAGGGGGGTGCTGCTGCATTCCAGGGCTGAACATTCGTTCAGTGGtggttggtggagtcaccagagCAATTCCTGTGCACATCGCAGTGCACCGAAGCTACAGGACCAGCGTGTGACACAGGTCCTCACCTGTCCTCCACATCATTTTCCCAGTGAGAAATGTTACTCTGGATGCTGCCTGGACTTTCTCTGCCCTTGGTTTGAAGCCTTCAACAGTCAAATGTTGTCTGGGTTTGGTGCTTTTCTCCATGAAGCTCCCAGCAGGAGGTCCAGTCTCAGCCACCTCACAGTAGGGGTTCAAGTCTTACAGATGCTGTGATTTCACAGTGATGCAACAGCTTGTAATGAGAGGCAGCCTGCATAACCATCCATGGTCAGCAGAAGATGGAGGCAGAGCAATCGAAGCATGCTGCAAAACCTGGGAATGCTGAAAAGCATCAGGCTACGGAGAGCATCAGGATTTCTCCCCAATCCACTGGATCCGCATGATGATGAGATTAGATTTGCACCAAAGTGCCTTCAATCCATCAGAACATTAGAGTGTTTTTAgttgtttccttttcatctcTCTCAGGGTAGGTTTGAAGTCATACTCAACAGGAAcaagagaggaaacagcctcaacttgcaccgggggaggtttaggttggacatcagaagaaacttcttcactgaaagggttctcaaccactggaacaggctgggaaatggttgaatccccatccctggaggtgcttaaaagatgcagggatgtggtgctgagggccatgcaTCAGAGCTGGccgagttagagaatggttggactggatgatcttgaagtaTCGATCTCCTTGAGACTTTATCTTGTGGTTGTATCTCATAGGCTCTTTGTGCTGGGTCAGGCACTGTTCACCAGCAAGATTTCACCACAGTAAAGATATCACTTAATAGGTAAAGTAACCAAAAAATCAGAGGAGGAGAGTGGTACAGAAACAAAGTAGGGACAGCTCTAGGACATCCATACTCCATGATCTGTCAGGGGGTGCAGGTTCACTGCTCagtggaacatgtccagatatTGAGAGCAGTAAGAGGCAACATTAAAAAATACCCCCAAAAAGAGATGACAGAAGGTATTTGAGGTTCCAGTGTGAATGTCATCTACAAAAATAGTCACAGCACTCCTTATACAACTGAAATATTGGCCTTTAAAGAGATCAATCATGTTCAACCTCCCAGCCACAGCTTAGCTTTGAGAAAAACCTAAAGAACCCCCCAAGTTAGCTCTGAGAAAAATGAATTCTGAGCTTTCTGGGCTGAGGGACCACCATGTGAGGTCACTGAATGTGTCTGACATACTTTCAATGACTATGTTTTGAGCAGCAAGTTGTTTGATGTGTGACTTCATCACTGTTATGATCCTCACTGGCTATTTTTAGTACCTGTCATAATCAGGAATTGGCAGCAGGCACCAAATATATAGACCTGGAATAGAAATGCATGAAGGAAGGTTTAAGGGTCTGGGCCTTAAATCTCCGGTTCTTTCCTCTGGTTGAAACCAACTCAGATCCTGCTTGGTGGAACTTGATCGACCTTTCTCTCTGTGTCCTATCCTATATCTGCACAGCCAGTTTCCATGGAGCAGGAACTGCCCAAGCTGGGGTGCCTTGTGTTTGTTTGCTGCATTGTTATCTCTCAGCTGAAACAAGGAAATAACAACTTGACTCTCCCTGGTGTTACTGTGTGTCAGGCTCTCCTCACATCACAGTTACAAAGCCTTctccttccaaacccagctccttcctcccattcacaccaccacaccaccaatCCGCTCAGCAGCTTGCTTTAATGTAGCAAGAATATGAGCTTGAATTTGACATATACAGAAGcatggagaaggaagaagtcACATGCCTCCAAGAGTCAATAAATGGTTGGCTATAAAACCCTTCTGCTCCACCCAGTTTCTCATCCAGGGAGAGCTCCTGTGAACACCAATGCTTCTGATGCTCCACAGAgcttcagccctgctctggctttACTTTGGGGCAGTCTTGGATACCTGCTTGGCATTTGGGCTCTGAACACCCTCTATGTTCCCCCTTTTCCATCTCTCCCCCATGCCAGGTCTCTTCATTCAATGGTAAACTGAAGCCCAGAGAGAGAGGTCACTAAAATATTTTAGCACAGGGAGATCCCAAGTCTGGGATTGTTTTCCTAACGCGGAGGAAATATTTCAtcatcttttcattttaaaacaaaccaaatcatagaatcattttagttggagaggacctttaaaatccttgagtccaacctcaTTCTCTACCTCTACTAAGTCTAAACCAtgccactcagcaccacatctctgcctctttgaaacccctccagggatggggattcaaccacctccttgggcagcctcttccagtctttgagaaccctttcagtgaagaaatttcttctaatatccaacctcaacctgccttggcacaacctgagactttttcctctcatcctgtcactggtcccttgggagaagtgaccaacccccacttcactccaacctcctttcagggatgtgtagaaagccagaaggtctccctttggcctccttttctccaggctgcataaccccagttccctcagctgctcctcatatccCACACTGATGCTCCAGCAAGTGGTGTTTGTTATCCTGTAACAGGGACCTCTCCAGCTTGGGCAGTAGTGCCCTGGAATAAGGTGCTCCTAGGAAGAGTGTATTGCATGGAATGAAGTATCAACAGTGTGGTGTCAACCACAGAGCTCCTGGTGGAGCCTCCGAGAAGGGAGGGCCATGAGCTAGGCATACAGGTTCTAACAGGGTTCTTTGTTCCTTCTTCACTGCTAGGCTTCATTGAGCAGCTCAAGATGGTTCAAGATGCCATGCAATGGGCAGCTTCAACCAGTGGCTCTGTATGCCAGCCAGCcaaagctgctgcctccaggtgAAGGCCTTGCTGTCTTCTCACTGGTGACAAGTGGCACAGGCTTTCACATCTGTGGgtacccagcttggtgccatggcTGCTTGGAGCGGGTCGGTTTTCTTGCAGTGCAAAAGGAGCATCTTTTCCACCTTGTCTCTGCAATGTTCTTCCCTCCTTTGCCTTACCCCTGCATGGAGACAAGACCTTCCATGCTTCACCCCCAAGCAAACCCAGAACATCCTGAACCACTTTTTGAGGAGCTGGGAGGttgaagagaagaaaaccagcACACTCCAGTGCACAGAGAGTTGCAGAACTGGCTGCAAACTCCAGGTCTACATTCACCTCCAGGTAATCACacatgctggagcagcagcatagGAGTCTCTCAGCTCTGATAATTCCCCAGCCCAGggctcccttccaagctgagcaaGCAACAGATTGTCCTTCCCTCATGGAAGGCCATGCTGTAAGATCATGTGTGGctacagcaggacagagctACCCTACAGGACCTCCTTTAGGGCATGTACCTTAGAGCAGGCAGAGCATTGGCTTGTGCTTAGC contains the following coding sequences:
- the IRF1 gene encoding interferon regulatory factor 1, with protein sequence MPVSRMRMRPWLEMQINSNQIPGLIWINKDKMMFQIPWKHAAKHGWDMEKDACLFRSWAIHTGRYKVGEKDPDPKTWKANFRCAMNSLPDIEEVKDKSINKGSSAVRVYRMLPPLTKDQKKERKSKSSREARNRSKRKLHEDVKMEESAERLTNTSLPDDHSSYTVHDYTGQEVEVESTSINLDLSSCEVSGSLTEWRPSMEITMADSTNDLYQLQVSPLASSSEVTDEDEEEMKSEIFKLFEPAQDWHATSVGGKGFLINELGTQSMCSTYSYKEQDGEIDTTSGELEFRLFDQKNMLDLSWMETVRPTMQVIPCGL